A genomic stretch from Caloenas nicobarica isolate bCalNic1 chromosome 3, bCalNic1.hap1, whole genome shotgun sequence includes:
- the RSPH9 gene encoding radial spoke head protein 9 homolog isoform X1, with protein MEAASLPAGLELVAGGGAGLSPEKRAVLGSSLLLLQRDYRFERVWFWGCIQGVRGAYYIAEGLGPDRAAPRSRLYSLNCVEWSLLPPATKEMVAQAEQLKGRFQGDPSFEYENPEINAEDAEGLIEDSKELLIKEEARLVATIEQIDRAVGIIPRGAFVKTPLGSVHENRNFEGLSLTEAKKLSSYFHFTEPVNLKNKTLLEKADLDPSTDFLDSLEHDVPQGSWTVQLEKGGTVVVLRSLLWLGLTFYHVPMTKQYGYVYFGTGEKNLDLPFML; from the exons ATGGAGGCCGCATCGCTGCCCGCCGGGCTGGAGCTGGtggccggcggcggcgcggggctgaGCCCGGAGAAGCGAGCGGTGCTGGGGAGCtcgctgctgctcctccagcgCGACTACCGGTTCGAGCGGGTCTGGTTCTGGGGCTGCATCCAGGGCGTGCGCGGCGCCTACTACATCGCCGAGGGGCTGGGGCCCGACCGCGCCGCGCCCCGCAGCCGCCTCTACAG CTTGAACTGCGTGGAGTGGAGCCTCCTGCCACCAGCGACCAAGGAGATGGTTGCGCAGGCTGAGCAGCTGAAGGGCCGTTTCCAGGGGGATCCTTCTTTTGAGTATGAGAACCCTGAGATAAATGCAGAAGATGCTGAAGGATTGATAGAAGACAGTAAGGAG ctcCTAATCAAGGAGGAGGCCCGCCTCGTAGCTACGATAGAACAGATAGACAGAGCAGTTGGTATCATCCCCCGGGGAGCATTTGTGAAGACTCCTCTTGGGTCTGTgcatgaaaacagaaactttGAAG GTCTTTCTTTGACAGAGGCAAAAAAGTTAAGCTCctatttccattttactgaGCCTGTTAACCTGAAGAATAAAACCCTGCTGGAAAAGGCAGACCTGGACCCATCCACTGACTTTCTAGACTCTCTGGAACACGATGTCCCACAAG GCTCCTGGACTGTCCAGCTAGAGAAGGGAGGCACTGTGGTGGTGCTGCGGAGCCTGCTCTGGCTGGGACTGACCTTCTACCATGTCCCAATGACCAAGCAATACGGTTATGTCTACTTTGGCACTGGTGAGAAGAACTTAGATCTGCCCTTCATGCTGTGA
- the RSPH9 gene encoding radial spoke head protein 9 homolog isoform X2, with the protein MEAASLPAGLELVAGGGAGLSPEKRAVLGSSLLLLQRDYRLNCVEWSLLPPATKEMVAQAEQLKGRFQGDPSFEYENPEINAEDAEGLIEDSKELLIKEEARLVATIEQIDRAVGIIPRGAFVKTPLGSVHENRNFEGLSLTEAKKLSSYFHFTEPVNLKNKTLLEKADLDPSTDFLDSLEHDVPQGSWTVQLEKGGTVVVLRSLLWLGLTFYHVPMTKQYGYVYFGTGEKNLDLPFML; encoded by the exons ATGGAGGCCGCATCGCTGCCCGCCGGGCTGGAGCTGGtggccggcggcggcgcggggctgaGCCCGGAGAAGCGAGCGGTGCTGGGGAGCtcgctgctgctcctccagcgCGACTACCG CTTGAACTGCGTGGAGTGGAGCCTCCTGCCACCAGCGACCAAGGAGATGGTTGCGCAGGCTGAGCAGCTGAAGGGCCGTTTCCAGGGGGATCCTTCTTTTGAGTATGAGAACCCTGAGATAAATGCAGAAGATGCTGAAGGATTGATAGAAGACAGTAAGGAG ctcCTAATCAAGGAGGAGGCCCGCCTCGTAGCTACGATAGAACAGATAGACAGAGCAGTTGGTATCATCCCCCGGGGAGCATTTGTGAAGACTCCTCTTGGGTCTGTgcatgaaaacagaaactttGAAG GTCTTTCTTTGACAGAGGCAAAAAAGTTAAGCTCctatttccattttactgaGCCTGTTAACCTGAAGAATAAAACCCTGCTGGAAAAGGCAGACCTGGACCCATCCACTGACTTTCTAGACTCTCTGGAACACGATGTCCCACAAG GCTCCTGGACTGTCCAGCTAGAGAAGGGAGGCACTGTGGTGGTGCTGCGGAGCCTGCTCTGGCTGGGACTGACCTTCTACCATGTCCCAATGACCAAGCAATACGGTTATGTCTACTTTGGCACTGGTGAGAAGAACTTAGATCTGCCCTTCATGCTGTGA